A segment of the Chloroflexota bacterium genome:
GGTCAGTATGACCACAGGGATGCGCCTCAGGGCATGGTCCTCTTTGATTTCAGCCAGCACCTCCCGGCCGTCTTTCTTGGGCAAGTTCAAATCAAGCAGGATGAGGTCAGGTCGGGCGGCATCGACGTACTTGCCTTCTCGCCGCAGAAAAGCCATTGCCTCCACACCATCGTTGACTACGTGGAGGCTGTTTAGCACCTTGCCGTCCTTTAGGGCTTCCTGTGTCAGGCGCACATCACCGGGGTTGTCCTCCACCAGTAGAATCTCGATAGGTTTGCCGCTTTTTCCTGTCATTACTGTTTATCTCCTTTCATTTCATTCGTCGCTCGTTGTCAGTCGCTCGTCGCTCGTTGCTCGTCGCTGGTCGAAGTTTATTGATGAGCGAAGCATGCGAGCCTCGCATCCTTCGTCATTGCGAGCGAAGCGTGGCAATCTCACAACTCCGGCCATAGGTCTTTCCACTCGCTGCTCATACTGTTGATCAGGTCCATTTTCTTCTGCCTCGACCCTGCCTTTATCTGCTTCTCTCTCAAAATAGCACCTTCAATAGCGTCAAATACTTCGTAGTATACCAACTTGGTTACGTTGTACCGCTTGGTGAAACCATCAATTAATTTCTCCCTATGCTCGTGAACCCGTTTCCTCAAGTCGCTGGTGATGCCCGTGTACAGTACTCTGTCGTCTATGTTTGTCATTATGTATACGTAGTAATTTTTACTCATGCCACCAAACGATAAGAGATTGCCACGTCGCCTGTGGCTCCTCGCAATGA
Coding sequences within it:
- a CDS encoding response regulator, with translation MTGKSGKPIEILLVEDNPGDVRLTQEALKDGKVLNSLHVVNDGVEAMAFLRREGKYVDAARPDLILLDLNLPKKDGREVLAEIKEDHALRRIPVVILTVSKTEEDIIKTYDLHANCYITKPLDLDRFIEVVRAIEDFWLAIVKLPPKESKGK
- a CDS encoding GIY-YIG nuclease family protein, with translation MTNIDDRVLYTGITSDLRKRVHEHREKLIDGFTKRYNVTKLVYYEVFDAIEGAILREKQIKAGSRQKKMDLINSMSSEWKDLWPEL